GCGGCGGGCAGGCACTGCGCGGCGAGGTGCCGATCTCCGGCGCCAAGAATGCCGCGCTGCCCGAGCTGTGCGCGGCCCTGCTCACGGCCGACCCCGTGACCCTGCTCAACGTGCCGCGCCTGCAGGACGTGGCGACCATGCTCCAGCTCATCCGCAACATGGGCGTGGCGGCGGAGCATTCGCAGGGCAGCGACCGCGCCGACAGCGGCACGGTGCGCATCGATGCGGGCGCGCTCTCTACGCCGGAGGCGCCCTACGAGCTGGTCAAGACCATGCGCGCCTCCGTGCTGGCGCTGGGGCCGCTCTTGGCGCGCTTCGGCGAAGCCACGGTCTCGCTGCCCGGCGGCTGCGCGATCGGCTCGCGGCCGGTGGACCAGCACATCAAGGGCCTCACGGCCATGGGTGCGGAGATCGTGGTGGAGCACGGCTACATGATCGCCCGGCTGCCGGCGGGCCGCACGCGCCTCGTGGGCGCGCGCATCACCACCGACATGGTCACGGTGACGGGCACCGAGAACCTGCTCATGGCCGCCACGCTCGCCGAAGGCGAAACCGTGCTGGAGAACGCGGCGCAGGAGCCCGAGGTCACCGACCTCGCCGAGATGCTCATCGCCATGGGCGCGAAGATCGAAGGCCACGGCACCAGCCGCATCCGCATCCAGGGCGTGGAGCGCCTGCACGGCTGCACGCACCGCGTGGTGGCCGACCGCATCGAGGCCGGCACCTTCCTGTGCGCCGTGGCGGCCACGGGCGGCGAGGCGCTGCTGCGCCATGCCCGCGCCGACCACCTCGACGCGGTGATCGAGAAGCTGCGCGATGCCGGCGTGACGGTCGAGCCCGTCGATGCGCCCGAAGGCGGCCTGCGCGTGCGCAGCCCCGGTGCGGGCCAGTTGCGGGCGCAGAGCTTCCGCACCACCGAATACCCGGGTTTCCCCACCGACATGCAGGCGCAGTTCATGGCGCTCAACACGGTGGCGCAGGGCGCATCGCGGGTGACCGAAACCATCTTCGAGAACCGCTTCATGCACGTGGACGAACTGCTGCGCCTGGGCGCGCGCGTCCAGGCCGACGGCAAGGTGGCGGTGATCGAGGGGCTGGGCGACACCGGCGCGCTGCTGTCGGGCGCCACGGTGATGGCGACCGACCTGCGGGCCTCGGCCAGCCTCGTGATCGCCGGCCTCGTGGCCACGGGCCAGACCACGGTGGACCGCATCTACCACCTCGACCGGGGCTACGACTGCATGGAAGGCAAGCTGCGCGCCCTGGGCGCCGATATCGAACGGGTGAAGGCATGACGACCAACGACGACGTGATCACACTGGCCCTCTCGAAGGGCCGAATCTTCGAAGAAACCCTGCCGCTGCTGGCGGCCGCCGGCATCGAGGTGCTGGAAGACCCCGAGACATCGCGCAAGCTCATCCTGCCCACCAACCGGCCGGAGGTGCGCGTGGTGCTGGTGCGCGCGAGCGACGTGCCCACCTATGTGCAGTACGGCGGCGCCGACGTCGGCGTGACCGGCAAGGACACGCTCATCGAGCACGGCGGCCAGGGCCTCTACCAGCCGCTGGACCTCCGGATCGCGCGGTGCCGCGTGAGTGTGGCCGTGCGCAACGATTTCGACTACGCCAGCGCGGTGAAGCGGGGATCGCGGCTGGACATCGCCACCAAATACACCACCATCGCGCGCGAATTCTTCGCGGCCAAGGGCGTGCACGTGGACATGATCAAGCTCTACGGCAGCATGGAACTGGCCCCGCTCACCGGTCTGGCCGACGCCATCGTGGACCTGGTCTCCACGGGCAACACGCTGCGCGCCAACGGCCTGGTGGAGGTGGAGCACATCATGGACATCAGCTCCCACCTGGTCGTGAACCAGGCCGCGCTCAAGCTCAAGCGCGAGCCGCTGCGCCGGATCATCGACGCCTTCGCCGGCGCGATCCGCACCGATTGACCGACCGACAGATTTCCGGAGATTCACCATGGAATGGACAGCAGCCCCCGCCCGGCTGGCGACGGCCTCCGCCGACTTCGAGGCCGACTTCGCCGCGTGCCTGCACTGGTCCGCCGAAACCGATGCCGCCATCGAGCAGCGCGTGGCCGACATCCTGGCCGACGTGCAGGCGCGCGGCGATGCGGCCGTGCTGGAGTACACGGAGCGTTTCGACGGCCTGCCCGCGGATTCCGTGGCGGCGCTGGAGCTTTCGCAGGCCGAGCTGAAGGCCGCCTTCGATGCACTGCCGCCGGTGCAGCGCGAGGCGCTCCAGGCCGCTGCGCACCGGGTGCGCAAGTACCACGAGGCGCAGAAGAAGGCGAGCGGCGAGAGCTGGAGCTACCGCGACGAGGACGGCACGCTGCTCGGGCAGAAGGTGACGCCGCTCGACCGCGTGGGCATCTACGTGCCGGGCGGCAAGGCGGCCTACCCGTCGAGCGTGCTCATGAACGCCATCCCGGCGCACGTGGCCGGCGTGCAGGACATCGTCATGGTCGTGCCCACGCCGCGCGGCGAGAAGAACCCGCTCGTGCTGGCGGCGGCCTACGTGGCCGGCGTGAGCCGGGCCTTCACCCTCGGCGGCGCGCAGGCCGTGGCCGCGCTGGCCTACGGCACCGCCACGGTGCCGAAGGTGGACAAGATCACCGGCCCGGGCAATGCCTATGTGGCCAGCGCCAAGAAGCGGGTGTTCGGCACCGTGGGCATCGACATGATCGCCGGCCCGAGCGAGATCCTCGTGCTGGCCGACGGCACCACGCCGCCCGACTGGGTGGCCATGGACCTCTTCAGCCAGGCCGAGCACGACGAGCTGGCCCAGTCGATCCTGCTGTGCCCCGATGCGGCCTATATCGACGCCGTGCAGCGCGAGATCGACCGGTTGCTGCCCACGATGCCGCGCGCGGAGATCATCGCCAAGAGCCTCAGCGGCCGTGGCGCGCTGATCCTCACGCGGGACATGGAAGAAGCCTGCGCGATCAGCAACCGCATCGCGCCGGAGCACCTGGAGGTGTCGAGCCGCGACCCGCACCGCTGGGAGCCGCTGCTGCGCCACGCGGGCGCGATCTTCCTGGGGGCCTACACCAGCGAGAGCCTGGGCGACTACTGCGCCGGCCCCAACCACGTGCTGCCCACCAGCGGCACGGCGCGCTTCTCGTCGCCGCTGGGCGTCTACGACTTCCAGAAGCGCAGCAGCCTCATCGAGGTGAGCGAGCAGGGCGCGCAGACGCTGGGCGCCATCGCCAGCGTGCTGGCGCATGGCGAGGGCCTGCAGGCGCATGCGCGCGCGGCCGAGATGCGCCTGAAGCAGCCCCGGTCCTGAGCCGGCGCTGCCTGGATGCCGGGGAATGGGTGCCGAGGCTGGTATGGTCCATTGCGAATGCTGGGTTAATCGGAAGAGGTCTGCATGCGACTCACGGACGAACAATTGCTGGAACTGCTGTCCGATCTGGAATCGGACCGGGCAGAACGGAAGGAGAGCTTCAGGGGGGATGCCCCCGAGAAGGTGCGCCAGGCCGTGTGCGCTTTCGCCAACGACCTGCCGGGCCATGGGCTGCCCGGGGTGGTATTCATCGGCGCGAAAGACGGCGACGGCGCTTTGACCGGGCTGGAAATTACCGACCAACTGCTGCTTTCTCTCGCGGACATCCGCTCGGATGGAAACATCCTGCCTTTTCCCACCATGACCGTGGAAAAGCGGCGCCTGGGAGATAAGGATGTCGTCGTGATGACTGTCATGCCAGCCCAGGCGCCGCCCGTGAAATACAAAGGGCGTATCTGCATCCGCACCGGGCCTCGGCATGGCGTTGCCAGTGCGCAGGACGAGCGTTTGCTCAACGAACGGCGGCGCCATGGCGATCTGCCGTTCGATCTGCAGCCGGTATCCTTCGCATCGCTCGCCGACCTGAGCCGCAGCGCGTTCGAGGCCGAATACCTTCCCGGCGCATTCGCTCCGGACGTGCTGGAGGCCAATCACCGCACTTACGAAGAGCGGTTGAGCGCCTGCCGCATGATCGGCTCCGTCGCATCGCCCTTGCCCACCGTACTGGGCGCCATGGTGATCGGCACGCGTCCGCGCGACCTGATCCCTTGCAGCTACGTCCAATTCCTGCGCATCGATGGCGCCGAACTCGACGAGCCCATCGTCGACGAAGCGGAGATCGACGGACGCCTGCGCGAAATCGTTACCAGGCTGGACGATAAGCTGCGGGCGCACATCTCCACGCGGGTCGATGTAGCGTCGGGCGATGTGGAGAAACGCACGGCGGACTACCCGCTGGTCGCGCTTCAGCAATTGCTGCGCAATGCCGTGATGCATCGCACTTACGAAGCTACCCATGCCCCGGTGCGGGTCACCTGGTTCAACGACCGCATCGAAATCGTCAGTCCTGGCGGCCCCTATGGGATCGTGAATGCAGGCAACTTCGGGCAACCCGGCATCACCGATTACCGCAATCCGCATCTGGCCGAAGCCTTGAAGGTGCTGGGCTATGTGCAGCGTTTCGGCGTGGGAATCACCACCGCGCGCAGGCTTCTCGCGGACAACGGCAATCCGCCGCCGGAATTCGAGGTGAGCGCCACCCATGTGCTGGTCACCGTGCGGAGGTCCGCATGAGCCTGCCTGTCCTCACTTTCTTCAACAACAAGGGGGGCGTGGGCAAGACCTCGCTGGTCTATCACCTGTCCTCCATGTTCGCCGAGTTGGGGGTGCGTGTTCTAGCGGTTGATCTCGACCCGCAGGCCAACCTCACGGCAGCCTTCCTCGACGAAGACCAGTTGGCCGGCCTCTGGGAGGACGAACTGAAGGTTTCCACCATCTACGACAGCGTGAAGCCTTTGCTGGACGTGGGTGATTTCGCTCCGGCAGACTATCAAGTCATCCATCCACGTCTGGCGCTGATTCCCGGCGACCTCGGTCTTTCGGGCTTCGAGGATCAACTTTCGGCGACCTGGACCGAGGCGATGGACGACAACAACAAGACGCGGCCTTTCCGTATCCTGACAGCCTTCTGGCGCAGTGCGCAGGAAGCCGCGGCACGGTTCGACGCCGGCCTGATCGTCGTCGATGTAGGCCCCAACCTGGGGGCCATCAACCGGGCAGCGCTGCTGGGCAGTAACCATGTCGTCGTTCCTCTCGGGGCCGACCTGTTTTCGCTGCAGGGGCTGCGCAATCTAGGTCCCACGTTGCGGGAATGGCAAAAGGGATGGGAAAAGCGTCGTGCAAGTTGGGAACGACCTACGTTCGATTTGCCTAGCGGGGACATGAAGCCAGTCGGATATATCGCCATGCGACACGGTGTGCGGCTCACGCGGCCGGTCAAGGCCTACACGCGCTGGTTGAACCAGATCCCAGCGGAGTTCAGGAGAAGTGTGCTGGGCGAGGACATCGGCAAAAAAATCCTGCCTTCCACCGAACAGGATCCTTACTGTCTGGCGATGCTCAAGAATTACAACAGCCTGATGCCCCTGGCCCAGGAGGCACGCAAGCCGGTATTTTCCTTGCGTGCAGCGGACGGTGCCATTGGCTCCCATGCCAATGCAGTGCAAAAAGCGCATGGCGACTTCAAGGTGCTTGCGAAGGAAGTGGCCAAGCGAATCGATCTTGTCCTGCCTGCGGCGCATTGATGGGCGGTGCCAGCCGTCCCCAGGACGCGAACTCCTTTTTTTGAAGCGACCCACTGAGAAATCCTGAAATGAACACGATAGACGCCGCATTGCAGCGCATCCGCCCCGACGTCCGTGCCATGCACGCCTACGCGGTGCAGCCCGCGGCCGGGCTGCTCAAGATGGACGCGATGGAAAACCCTTTCCCGCTGCCCGGGGCACTGCAGGAGGCGCTGGGCCGGCGGCTGGGCGGGCTGGCGCTCAACCGCTACCCCGGCGCGCGCATGAACGACCTGCGTGATGCCATCGCTGCCCACATCGGCGCGCCGGACGGCAGTGCCCTGGTGCTGGGCAACGGCTCGGACGAGCTCATCACGCTGCTGGCGCTGGCCTGCGCGCGCCCCGGCACGGGCGAGCGCGCCACCATGCTGGCGCCGCTGCCCGGCTTCGTGATGTACCCGATGAGCGCGCAACTGCAGGGGCTGGACTTCGTCGGCGTGCCGCTCACGCCCGATTTCGAGCTGGACGAGCCCGCCATGCTCGCGGCCGTGGCCACGCACCGGCCCGCCATCACCTACCTGGCCTACCCCAACAACCCCACGGCCACGCTCTGGGACGAAGGCGCGGTGCAGCGCATCATCGACGCGGTGGGCGCGCAGGGCGGCATCGTGGTGATGGACGAGGCCTACCAGCCCTTCGCGAGCCGCACCTGGATCGACCGTATGCGCGCCGAGCCCGCCCGCAACGCCCACGTGCTGCTCATGCGCACGCTGAGCAAGTTCGGCCTGGCGGGGGTGCGCCTGGGCTACCTCGTCGGCCCGGCCGCGCTGGTCAACGAGATCGAGAAGGTACGCCCGCCCTACAACGTGAGCGTGCTCAATGGCGAAGCCGCGCTCTTCGCGCTGGAGCATGCGGAGGTGTTCGCCGCCCAGGCCGCCGAACTGCGCGCCGCGCGCACCCAGCTCGTGGCCGACCTGCGGGCGCTGCCCGGCATCGTGCGCGTGTGGGACAGCGAGGCCAACATGGTGCTCGTGCGCGTGCCCGACGCGGCCCGCGCCTTCGAAGGCATGAAGGCCCGCAAGGTTCTCGTCAAGAACGTTTCTACAATGCATCCCTTGCTGGCCAACTGCCTGCGCCTCACGGTGGGCGGCACGGCCGACAACGCCCAGATGCTCGGCGCACTCCAGGCTTCCCTATGACCTCCTCCGCACTCGTTCCCTCCACCCCCCTCGAGGGGCCCGATGCCGACCGCATCGCCGAAGTCGCACGCAACACCGCGGAGACCCGCATCCGCGTGCGCGTGAACCTCGACGGCACGGGCGCGGCGCGCCTCGCCTCCGGCATCGGTTTCTTCGACCACATGCTCGACCAGATCGCGCGGCACGGCCTCATCGACCTGGACATCGAATGCGAGGGCGACCTGCACATCGACGGCCACCACACCGTGGAAGACGTCGGCATCACGCTCGGCCAGGCCTTCGCGCGCGCCGTGGGCGACAAGAAGGGCATCCGCCGCTACGGCCATGCCTACGTGCCGCTCGACGAGGCGCTGTCGCGCGTGGTGGTCGATTTCTCGGGCCGTCCGGGGCTGCACATGGACGTGAAGTTCACCGCCGGCAGCATCGGCCAGCTCGACACGCAGCTGGTCTACGAGTTCTTCCAGGGCTTCGTGAACCACGCGGGCGCGACGCTGCACATCGACAACCTCAAGGGCTTCAACGCCCACCACCAGTGCGAGACGATCTTCAAGGCGTTCGCACGCGCACTGCGCGCCGCGCTCGAACGCGACCCGCGCGCCGCCGGCGTCATTCCGTCCACCAAGGGATCCCTGTAGAAATCCAGGCAAAAAAGGCTCCATGCCGGCGCCTTTATTGCATTTATTGCTATGAATATTGAAGCAAAGACCGTCGCGGTGGTGGACTACGGCATGGGCAACCTGCGATCGGTCTCCCAGGCCGTGCAGGCCGCCGCCGAGGGCAGCGGCTGGACCGTCGCCGTGACCTCCCGCCCCGAGGAAGTGCGCGCCGCGCAGCGCATCGTGCTGCCCGGCCAGGGCGCCATGCCGGACTGCATGCGTGAACTGCGCGAATCGGGCCTGCAGGAATCCGTGCTGGAAGCCGCGGCCTCCAAGCCACTCTTCGGCGTGTGCGTGGGCATGCAGATGCTGCTGGACCACAGCGCCGAGGGCGACACGCCCGGCCTGGGCCTGATCCCGGGCGATGTGGTGCGCTTCGACCTGGCCGGCCGCCTGCAGCCCGACGGCAGCCGCTACAAGGTGCCGCAGATGGGCTGGAACCGCGTGCGCCAGGTAGCGCATGCCGGCGCCGTGCATCCCGTGTGGGCCGGCGTGCCAGAAGAAAGCTACTTCTACTTCGTGCACAGTTTCCATGCCCTTCCGCGCGATGCCGCGCACACTGCAGGGGAAACCGATTACGGCGGGCGCTTTGCATCGGCCATCGCACGCGATAATATTTTTGCGACGCAATTCCATCCTGAGAAAAGTTCCGGGCAGGGCCTCGCGCTGTACCGCAACTTCCTTCACTGGAATCCCTGATTCCCCACCCCCCGGCGGCCGCTCCGCGCCCGCCATGCCTTCTTTTCACCCTCTCGCTCCTCATCATGCTGCTCATCCCCGCCATCGACCTCAAGGACGGACACTGCGTGCGCCTCAAGCAAGGTGACATGGATCAATCGACCACCTTCGGCGAAGACCCCGCAGCCATGGCGCGCAAATGGGTGGATGCCGGCGCGCGTCGGCTGCACCTCGTGGACCTGAACGGCGCCTTCGCCGGCACGCCCAAGAACCACGCCGCCATCAAGGCCATCCTGAAGGAAGTGGGCAGCGACCTGCCCGTGCAGCTCGGGGGCGGCATCCGCGACCTGGACACCATCGAGAAATACATCGACGGCGGCCTGCGCTACGTGATCATCGGCACGGCCGCCGTGAAGAACCCGGGCTTCCTCAAGGATGCCTGCAGCGCCTTCGGCGGCCACATCATCGTGGGCCTGGACGCGAAGGACGGCAAGGTCGCCACCGACGGCTGGAGCAAGCTCACGGGGCACGAGGTCGTCGATCTCGCCAAGAAGTTCGAGGACTGGGGCGTCGAGTCCATCATCTACACCGACATCGGCCGCGACGGCATGCTGTCGGGCATCAACATCGACGCCACCGTGAAGCTGGCGCAGGCCCTCACGATCCCGGTCATCGCCTCGGGCGGACTGGCCGGCATGGCCGACATCGAGCAGCTCTGCGCGGTGGAGGGCGAGGGCGTCGAAGGCGTGATCTGCGGCCGGGCGATCTACTCGGGCGACCTCGATTTCGCTGCGGCGCAGAGCCGCGCGGACGCGTTGGGCGACGCGGCCTGACGCTGGTCCGGGC
The DNA window shown above is from Acidovorax sp. NCPPB 4044 and carries:
- the hisA gene encoding 1-(5-phosphoribosyl)-5-[(5-phosphoribosylamino)methylideneamino]imidazole-4-carboxamide isomerase, translating into MLLIPAIDLKDGHCVRLKQGDMDQSTTFGEDPAAMARKWVDAGARRLHLVDLNGAFAGTPKNHAAIKAILKEVGSDLPVQLGGGIRDLDTIEKYIDGGLRYVIIGTAAVKNPGFLKDACSAFGGHIIVGLDAKDGKVATDGWSKLTGHEVVDLAKKFEDWGVESIIYTDIGRDGMLSGINIDATVKLAQALTIPVIASGGLAGMADIEQLCAVEGEGVEGVICGRAIYSGDLDFAAAQSRADALGDAA
- a CDS encoding ATP-binding protein — protein: MHRTYEATHAPVRVTWFNDRIEIVSPGGPYGIVNAGNFGQPGITDYRNPHLAEALKVLGYVQRFGVGITTARRLLADNGNPPPEFEVSATHVLVTVRRSA
- a CDS encoding ParA family protein, which codes for MSLPVLTFFNNKGGVGKTSLVYHLSSMFAELGVRVLAVDLDPQANLTAAFLDEDQLAGLWEDELKVSTIYDSVKPLLDVGDFAPADYQVIHPRLALIPGDLGLSGFEDQLSATWTEAMDDNNKTRPFRILTAFWRSAQEAAARFDAGLIVVDVGPNLGAINRAALLGSNHVVVPLGADLFSLQGLRNLGPTLREWQKGWEKRRASWERPTFDLPSGDMKPVGYIAMRHGVRLTRPVKAYTRWLNQIPAEFRRSVLGEDIGKKILPSTEQDPYCLAMLKNYNSLMPLAQEARKPVFSLRAADGAIGSHANAVQKAHGDFKVLAKEVAKRIDLVLPAAH
- the hisG gene encoding ATP phosphoribosyltransferase: MTTNDDVITLALSKGRIFEETLPLLAAAGIEVLEDPETSRKLILPTNRPEVRVVLVRASDVPTYVQYGGADVGVTGKDTLIEHGGQGLYQPLDLRIARCRVSVAVRNDFDYASAVKRGSRLDIATKYTTIAREFFAAKGVHVDMIKLYGSMELAPLTGLADAIVDLVSTGNTLRANGLVEVEHIMDISSHLVVNQAALKLKREPLRRIIDAFAGAIRTD
- the hisB gene encoding imidazoleglycerol-phosphate dehydratase HisB: MTSSALVPSTPLEGPDADRIAEVARNTAETRIRVRVNLDGTGAARLASGIGFFDHMLDQIARHGLIDLDIECEGDLHIDGHHTVEDVGITLGQAFARAVGDKKGIRRYGHAYVPLDEALSRVVVDFSGRPGLHMDVKFTAGSIGQLDTQLVYEFFQGFVNHAGATLHIDNLKGFNAHHQCETIFKAFARALRAALERDPRAAGVIPSTKGSL
- the murA gene encoding UDP-N-acetylglucosamine 1-carboxyvinyltransferase, which encodes MDQLQIRGGQALRGEVPISGAKNAALPELCAALLTADPVTLLNVPRLQDVATMLQLIRNMGVAAEHSQGSDRADSGTVRIDAGALSTPEAPYELVKTMRASVLALGPLLARFGEATVSLPGGCAIGSRPVDQHIKGLTAMGAEIVVEHGYMIARLPAGRTRLVGARITTDMVTVTGTENLLMAATLAEGETVLENAAQEPEVTDLAEMLIAMGAKIEGHGTSRIRIQGVERLHGCTHRVVADRIEAGTFLCAVAATGGEALLRHARADHLDAVIEKLRDAGVTVEPVDAPEGGLRVRSPGAGQLRAQSFRTTEYPGFPTDMQAQFMALNTVAQGASRVTETIFENRFMHVDELLRLGARVQADGKVAVIEGLGDTGALLSGATVMATDLRASASLVIAGLVATGQTTVDRIYHLDRGYDCMEGKLRALGADIERVKA
- the hisD gene encoding histidinol dehydrogenase, whose translation is MEWTAAPARLATASADFEADFAACLHWSAETDAAIEQRVADILADVQARGDAAVLEYTERFDGLPADSVAALELSQAELKAAFDALPPVQREALQAAAHRVRKYHEAQKKASGESWSYRDEDGTLLGQKVTPLDRVGIYVPGGKAAYPSSVLMNAIPAHVAGVQDIVMVVPTPRGEKNPLVLAAAYVAGVSRAFTLGGAQAVAALAYGTATVPKVDKITGPGNAYVASAKKRVFGTVGIDMIAGPSEILVLADGTTPPDWVAMDLFSQAEHDELAQSILLCPDAAYIDAVQREIDRLLPTMPRAEIIAKSLSGRGALILTRDMEEACAISNRIAPEHLEVSSRDPHRWEPLLRHAGAIFLGAYTSESLGDYCAGPNHVLPTSGTARFSSPLGVYDFQKRSSLIEVSEQGAQTLGAIASVLAHGEGLQAHARAAEMRLKQPRS
- the hisH gene encoding imidazole glycerol phosphate synthase subunit HisH — encoded protein: MNIEAKTVAVVDYGMGNLRSVSQAVQAAAEGSGWTVAVTSRPEEVRAAQRIVLPGQGAMPDCMRELRESGLQESVLEAAASKPLFGVCVGMQMLLDHSAEGDTPGLGLIPGDVVRFDLAGRLQPDGSRYKVPQMGWNRVRQVAHAGAVHPVWAGVPEESYFYFVHSFHALPRDAAHTAGETDYGGRFASAIARDNIFATQFHPEKSSGQGLALYRNFLHWNP
- a CDS encoding pyridoxal phosphate-dependent aminotransferase produces the protein MNTIDAALQRIRPDVRAMHAYAVQPAAGLLKMDAMENPFPLPGALQEALGRRLGGLALNRYPGARMNDLRDAIAAHIGAPDGSALVLGNGSDELITLLALACARPGTGERATMLAPLPGFVMYPMSAQLQGLDFVGVPLTPDFELDEPAMLAAVATHRPAITYLAYPNNPTATLWDEGAVQRIIDAVGAQGGIVVMDEAYQPFASRTWIDRMRAEPARNAHVLLMRTLSKFGLAGVRLGYLVGPAALVNEIEKVRPPYNVSVLNGEAALFALEHAEVFAAQAAELRAARTQLVADLRALPGIVRVWDSEANMVLVRVPDAARAFEGMKARKVLVKNVSTMHPLLANCLRLTVGGTADNAQMLGALQASL